From Microlunatus capsulatus, a single genomic window includes:
- the dapD gene encoding 2,3,4,5-tetrahydropyridine-2,6-dicarboxylate N-succinyltransferase, with protein MTDAAAAPSRPAWGWGLATVHSSGQVLDTWFPAPALGAPGAEEAPASLTSAEAEDAVRGTRTEVVRVVIDLDAPPVSTADVYLRLHLLSHRLVAPRSIDLTGVFGLLPNVVWTSAGPCAVEGFETVRAGLRARHGHVTVLGVDKFPRMVDYVLPAGVRVADADRVRLGAHLAAGTTVMHEGFVNYNAGTLGTSMVEGRISAGVVVGADSDVGGGASIMGTLSGGGTEVVSLGERCLIGANAGIGIALGDDCVVEAGLYVTAGTKVTLPDGEVVKARTLSGQPNLLLLRNSVTGAVEVRRRQGVGVELNQALHAN; from the coding sequence ATGACCGACGCCGCCGCTGCCCCCTCCCGCCCCGCCTGGGGCTGGGGACTGGCCACCGTCCACTCCTCCGGCCAGGTGCTGGACACCTGGTTCCCCGCCCCCGCGCTGGGCGCCCCGGGCGCCGAGGAGGCCCCGGCGTCGCTGACGTCGGCCGAGGCCGAGGACGCCGTCCGCGGCACCCGCACCGAGGTGGTCCGGGTCGTCATCGACCTCGACGCCCCGCCGGTGAGCACCGCCGACGTCTACCTCCGCCTGCACCTGCTCAGCCACCGGCTGGTCGCCCCGCGCAGCATCGACCTCACCGGCGTGTTCGGCCTGCTGCCCAACGTCGTCTGGACCAGCGCCGGGCCCTGCGCCGTCGAGGGCTTCGAGACGGTCCGGGCGGGCCTGCGCGCCCGGCACGGGCACGTCACCGTGCTGGGTGTCGACAAGTTCCCGCGGATGGTCGACTACGTGCTGCCCGCCGGCGTCCGGGTCGCCGACGCCGACCGCGTCCGGCTGGGCGCGCACCTCGCCGCCGGCACAACCGTCATGCACGAGGGCTTCGTCAACTACAACGCCGGCACGCTGGGCACCTCGATGGTGGAGGGCCGGATCTCGGCCGGGGTCGTCGTCGGCGCGGACTCCGACGTCGGCGGCGGCGCCTCGATCATGGGCACGCTCTCCGGGGGCGGCACCGAGGTGGTGAGCCTGGGCGAGCGCTGCCTGATCGGCGCCAACGCGGGCATCGGGATCGCGCTGGGCGACGACTGCGTCGTCGAGGCCGGTCTCTACGTCACCGCGGGCACCAAGGTGACGCTGCCCGACGGCGAGGTCGTCAAGGCGCGCACCCTGTCGGGGCAGCCCAACCTGCTGCTGCTGCGCAACTCCGTCACCGGGGCCGTCGAGGTCCGGCGTCGCCAGGGCGTCGGGGTGGAGCTGAACCAGGCCCTGCACGCGAACTGA
- the dapE gene encoding succinyl-diaminopimelate desuccinylase gives MATPLDLEGDVVDLLRRLVDVPSVSGDERAVADLVEEALTAYPHLHVTRTGDVVVARTELGRAERVVVAGHLDTVPIAGNVPSRVTEEDGRTLVWGRGACDMKGGVAAQLAAAAVLTAPGRDVTWIFYDNEEVEESKNGLNRLAAEHPEHLDGVFAVLGEPSNARIEGGCQGTMRVVVELTGVAAHSARSWKGHNAVHDAGPVLQALAAHQAQEVVVDGLTYREGLNAVGIRGGIAGNVIPDRCEVEVNYRFAPDKSPEQAEAYVRQVLDGFPVRVTDVAPGARPGLDQPAAAEFLAAVGGKPSAKFGWTDVARFSARGVPAVNFGPGDPSKAHADDEFCPGDEVVTCRDALVRWLS, from the coding sequence GTGGCTACCCCCCTGGACCTCGAGGGCGACGTCGTCGACCTCCTCCGCCGGCTGGTCGACGTCCCCTCGGTCAGCGGTGACGAGCGAGCGGTCGCCGACCTCGTCGAGGAGGCGCTCACCGCCTACCCGCACCTGCACGTCACCCGGACCGGCGACGTGGTGGTCGCGCGCACCGAGCTGGGCCGGGCCGAGCGGGTCGTCGTCGCCGGCCACCTGGACACCGTCCCGATCGCCGGGAACGTGCCCTCGCGGGTGACCGAGGAGGACGGCCGGACGCTGGTCTGGGGGCGCGGGGCCTGCGACATGAAGGGCGGCGTCGCCGCGCAGCTCGCCGCCGCCGCCGTCCTCACCGCCCCCGGCCGCGACGTCACCTGGATCTTCTACGACAACGAGGAGGTCGAGGAGAGCAAGAACGGGCTGAACCGCCTGGCTGCGGAGCACCCCGAGCACCTCGACGGCGTCTTCGCGGTGCTGGGCGAGCCGTCCAACGCCCGGATCGAGGGCGGCTGCCAGGGGACGATGCGGGTCGTCGTCGAGCTGACCGGCGTGGCCGCGCACTCCGCGCGCTCGTGGAAGGGCCACAACGCCGTCCACGACGCCGGGCCCGTGCTGCAGGCCCTCGCCGCGCACCAGGCGCAGGAGGTCGTCGTCGACGGCCTCACCTACCGCGAGGGCCTGAACGCCGTGGGCATCCGCGGCGGGATCGCCGGCAACGTCATCCCCGACCGCTGCGAGGTCGAGGTGAACTACCGCTTCGCTCCCGACAAGTCCCCGGAGCAGGCGGAGGCCTACGTCCGGCAGGTGCTCGACGGCTTCCCCGTCCGGGTCACCGACGTGGCCCCGGGCGCCCGGCCCGGCCTCGACCAGCCGGCCGCCGCGGAGTTCCTGGCCGCCGTGGGCGGCAAGCCCAGCGCCAAGTTCGGCTGGACCGACGTCGCCCGCTTCAGCGCCCGCGGGGTGCCGGCGGTCAACTTCGGCCCGGGCGACCCCAGCAAGGCCCACGCCGACGACGAGTTCTGCCCCGGCGACGAGGTCGTCACCTGCCGCGACGCCCTGGTCCGCTGGCTCTCCTGA
- a CDS encoding TIGR00730 family Rossman fold protein, protein MQGPVLRAGEQVPDTTTDQRLLDSRGPVNWVHTDPWRVLRIQSEFVEGFGTLAELGPAVAVFGSARTSVDDPSYAAAEQLGRRLAEAGLAVITGGGPGIMEAANKGAAAAGGVSVGLGIELPFESGLNAHVNLGINFRYFFARKTMFVKYAQGFVVMPGGFGTLDELFEALTLVQTQKVTSFPVVLFGSAYWQGLLDWFRDTALPHGSVGQRDLDLLQLTDDLDEAVALVSAGRADG, encoded by the coding sequence ATGCAGGGGCCCGTGCTGCGGGCGGGTGAGCAGGTGCCCGACACCACGACCGACCAGAGGCTGCTGGACAGCCGGGGGCCGGTCAACTGGGTGCACACCGACCCCTGGCGCGTGCTGCGCATCCAGTCCGAGTTCGTCGAGGGCTTCGGCACCCTGGCCGAGCTGGGTCCCGCCGTCGCCGTCTTCGGCTCCGCCCGGACGTCGGTGGACGACCCCAGCTACGCCGCCGCCGAGCAGCTCGGACGCCGGCTCGCCGAGGCCGGGCTGGCCGTCATCACCGGGGGCGGCCCCGGGATCATGGAGGCGGCCAACAAGGGCGCCGCCGCGGCGGGCGGGGTGTCGGTGGGCCTCGGCATCGAGCTGCCCTTCGAGTCCGGGCTCAACGCCCACGTCAACCTCGGCATCAACTTCCGCTACTTCTTCGCGCGGAAGACCATGTTCGTCAAGTACGCCCAGGGCTTCGTGGTGATGCCGGGCGGCTTCGGCACCCTCGACGAGCTGTTCGAGGCCCTCACCCTGGTGCAGACCCAGAAGGTCACCTCGTTCCCGGTCGTGCTGTTCGGCTCGGCCTACTGGCAGGGCCTGCTCGACTGGTTCCGCGACACCGCGCTGCCGCACGGCTCGGTCGGCCAGCGCGACCTCGACCTGCTGCAGCTCACCGACGACCTCGACGAGGCCGTCGCGCTGGTCTCGGCGGGCCGCGCCGACGGCTGA
- a CDS encoding DivIVA domain-containing protein: MEWIIAVVAVAALGIAAVAAAGGVGEMSREPVEDVYRQQLPEGPLSADDVRGARFGTALRGYAMGQVDELLERLAAEIAERDARIAALTGEPPEETWAVVPAEPEHREDHGPRADGPA, from the coding sequence ATGGAGTGGATCATCGCCGTGGTCGCCGTCGCGGCCCTGGGGATCGCGGCGGTGGCGGCGGCAGGAGGCGTGGGCGAGATGAGCAGGGAACCGGTCGAGGACGTCTACCGCCAGCAGCTGCCGGAGGGCCCGCTGAGCGCCGACGACGTCCGCGGCGCCCGCTTCGGCACCGCGCTGCGCGGCTACGCGATGGGTCAGGTGGACGAGCTGCTGGAGCGGCTCGCCGCCGAGATCGCCGAGCGCGACGCCCGGATCGCCGCGCTGACCGGTGAGCCGCCCGAGGAGACCTGGGCCGTCGTCCCGGCCGAGCCCGAGCACCGCGAGGACCACGGACCGCGCGCCGACGGCCCGGCGTGA
- a CDS encoding SRPBCC family protein, whose product MSTRLEVATTVDASLDRVWDELVDWHGQARWIPLTTLRVRSPHDTGLGVRIAALSGFWLGRLPLGLLDNFVVTGWTPPADGHAELEVLHLGPYFTGEGVFHLHGDATRTEVSAVELFTVPGGPLPNRLARLVLPLMRVGFRQSLRQLAAVAEAPRAEPAG is encoded by the coding sequence GTGAGCACCCGGCTGGAGGTCGCCACGACCGTCGACGCGAGCCTGGACCGCGTCTGGGACGAGCTCGTCGACTGGCACGGCCAGGCGCGCTGGATCCCGCTGACCACGCTCCGGGTGCGCAGCCCGCACGACACGGGCCTCGGCGTCCGGATCGCCGCCCTCTCGGGCTTCTGGCTGGGCCGGCTCCCGCTGGGGCTGCTCGACAACTTCGTCGTCACCGGCTGGACCCCGCCCGCCGACGGCCACGCCGAGCTCGAGGTGCTGCACCTCGGCCCCTACTTCACCGGCGAGGGCGTCTTCCACCTGCACGGGGACGCGACCCGGACCGAGGTCTCGGCCGTCGAGCTGTTCACCGTCCCCGGCGGGCCGCTGCCGAACCGGCTGGCCCGGCTGGTCCTGCCGCTGATGCGGGTCGGGTTCCGGCAGAGCCTGCGCCAGCTCGCCGCGGTCGCCGAGGCCCCCAGGGCGGAGCCCGCCGGGTGA
- a CDS encoding DNA-3-methyladenine glycosylase I translates to MSVLPGPDGRPRCPWALGTPDYLAYHDDEWGRPVTSVSGLYERLTLEAFQSGLAWITILRKREGFRRAFAGFDPAVVAGFGDDDVERLMADAGIVRNRLKIEAAIANARVVDGLGQEFADLVLGFRQPPRPRPTADQVPATTPASVALAKALKARGVRFVGPTTAYALMQAVGLVDDHLEGCCVVLDG, encoded by the coding sequence GTGAGCGTGCTGCCGGGACCCGACGGCCGGCCGCGCTGCCCCTGGGCCCTCGGCACCCCCGACTACCTCGCCTACCACGACGACGAGTGGGGCCGCCCGGTCACGAGCGTCAGCGGCCTCTACGAGCGGCTGACCCTGGAGGCATTCCAGTCGGGCTTGGCCTGGATCACCATCCTGCGCAAGCGCGAGGGGTTCCGCCGCGCCTTCGCCGGGTTCGACCCCGCCGTCGTCGCCGGCTTCGGCGACGACGACGTCGAGCGGCTGATGGCCGACGCCGGGATCGTCCGGAACCGGCTGAAGATCGAGGCGGCGATCGCCAACGCCCGCGTCGTCGACGGGCTGGGGCAGGAGTTCGCCGACCTGGTGCTGGGCTTCCGCCAGCCGCCCCGGCCCCGCCCCACCGCCGACCAGGTGCCCGCCACCACGCCCGCGTCGGTCGCGCTGGCCAAGGCGCTCAAGGCCCGGGGCGTCCGCTTCGTCGGACCGACGACGGCCTACGCGCTGATGCAGGCGGTCGGACTGGTCGACGACCACCTCGAAGGGTGCTGCGTCGTCCTCGACGGCTGA
- a CDS encoding enoyl-CoA hydratase/isomerase family protein, whose translation MTTSGLRLGVSDGVGTLTFDRPAALNALDLETKTALLAGLAELGAEPGVRCVVLTGTGRAFCVGQDLREHVAGLATGSPEDVWRTVPEHYNPIALALHGLDKPVVAAVNGVAAGAGASLAFLADVRVLAASASFSLAFAGIGLSCDTGASWTLPRLVGPTRALELMYTGRRVDAEEALALGLATEVVPDDAFAAHVAALAARLASGPTLAFAAMRRAVAEAAGRPLAAALEVEAEGMRRTGASQDHRAAVDAFLAKQTPTFTGS comes from the coding sequence ATGACGACCTCCGGCCTGCGGCTCGGGGTGTCCGACGGCGTCGGCACCCTCACCTTCGACCGGCCGGCGGCGCTGAACGCGCTGGACCTGGAGACGAAGACGGCGCTGCTGGCGGGGCTGGCCGAGCTGGGCGCCGAGCCGGGGGTCCGGTGCGTCGTGCTGACCGGCACCGGGCGCGCCTTCTGCGTCGGGCAGGACCTGCGCGAGCACGTCGCCGGGCTGGCCACGGGCTCCCCCGAGGACGTCTGGCGGACCGTGCCCGAGCACTACAACCCGATCGCGCTGGCCCTGCACGGGCTGGACAAGCCGGTGGTGGCCGCGGTCAACGGCGTGGCCGCGGGGGCGGGCGCCTCGCTCGCCTTCCTGGCCGACGTCCGGGTGCTGGCGGCGTCGGCCAGCTTCTCGCTGGCGTTCGCGGGCATCGGGCTGAGCTGCGACACGGGGGCGTCCTGGACGCTCCCCCGCCTGGTGGGGCCGACCCGGGCGCTGGAGCTGATGTACACCGGCCGCCGGGTCGACGCCGAGGAGGCGCTGGCGCTGGGGCTGGCCACCGAGGTGGTGCCGGACGACGCGTTCGCCGCGCACGTGGCCGCGCTGGCGGCCCGGCTGGCGTCGGGGCCGACCCTGGCGTTCGCGGCCATGCGGCGGGCCGTCGCGGAGGCCGCGGGCCGGCCGCTGGCGGCGGCGCTGGAGGTGGAGGCCGAGGGGATGCGCCGGACCGGCGCCTCGCAGGACCACCGGGCCGCCGTCGACGCCTTCCTGGCCAAGCAGACCCCGACCTTCACGGGCAGCTGA
- a CDS encoding DUF3117 domain-containing protein produces MAAMKPRTGDGPMEVTKEGRGIVMRVPLEGGGRLVVELNAGEAQELAGALKEVVG; encoded by the coding sequence ATGGCTGCAATGAAGCCGCGGACTGGTGACGGCCCCATGGAGGTCACCAAAGAAGGACGGGGGATCGTCATGCGTGTGCCGCTGGAAGGTGGCGGCCGGCTCGTCGTGGAGCTCAACGCGGGCGAGGCGCAGGAGCTCGCCGGAGCGCTCAAGGAAGTGGTCGGATAG
- the glgA gene encoding glycogen synthase: MSISLLTREYPPTIYGGAGVHVAQLVPQLRALVDVDVQCMGEPREGATAHPENYPPGANAALRVFGADLAMAAAVPEVDLVHSHTWYANLAGHLAGLFHGIPHVVSAHSLEPHRPWKAEQLGGGYQLSSWAERTAFEGADAVIAVSNGMRTGVLESYTDLDPAKVHVVKNGIDTDEFAPDPGTDVVTGLGVDLDRPSVVFVGRITRQKGLVHLVRAAEQLDPDTQLVLLAGAPDTPEIAREFDEAFAHLQSARGNVIWVQEMLPRASVRQVLSHATVFACPSVYEPLGIVNLEAMACETAVVASAVGGIPEVVVDGETGYLVPYDPAQAADPAFVADFEASLAERINALTADPTTATAFGKAGRQRCIDEFSWAKIAGQTVDVYREALRVHG, encoded by the coding sequence TTGTCCATCTCCCTGCTGACCCGGGAGTACCCGCCGACGATCTACGGCGGGGCCGGCGTGCACGTCGCCCAGCTGGTGCCGCAGCTGCGGGCGCTGGTGGACGTCGACGTGCAGTGCATGGGCGAGCCCCGCGAGGGCGCCACCGCGCACCCCGAGAACTACCCGCCGGGGGCCAACGCCGCGCTGCGGGTCTTCGGCGCCGACCTGGCCATGGCGGCGGCCGTCCCCGAGGTCGACCTCGTGCACTCCCACACCTGGTACGCCAACCTGGCCGGGCACCTGGCCGGGCTGTTCCACGGCATCCCGCACGTCGTCAGCGCGCACTCCCTCGAGCCGCACCGGCCGTGGAAGGCCGAGCAGCTGGGCGGCGGCTACCAGCTGTCGTCGTGGGCGGAGCGCACCGCGTTCGAGGGCGCCGACGCGGTGATCGCGGTCAGCAACGGGATGCGGACCGGGGTCCTGGAGTCCTACACCGACCTCGACCCGGCCAAGGTGCACGTGGTCAAGAACGGGATCGACACCGACGAGTTCGCCCCGGACCCGGGCACCGACGTCGTCACCGGCCTGGGCGTCGACCTCGACCGCCCGTCGGTGGTCTTCGTCGGCCGGATCACCCGGCAGAAGGGGCTGGTCCACCTCGTCCGCGCCGCCGAGCAGCTGGACCCCGACACCCAGCTGGTGCTGCTGGCGGGTGCCCCCGACACCCCCGAGATCGCCCGGGAGTTCGACGAGGCCTTCGCCCACCTCCAGAGCGCGCGCGGGAACGTCATCTGGGTGCAGGAGATGCTCCCCCGGGCCTCGGTCCGCCAGGTGCTCAGCCACGCCACCGTCTTCGCCTGCCCCTCGGTCTACGAGCCCCTGGGCATCGTCAACCTGGAGGCGATGGCCTGCGAGACCGCCGTCGTCGCCTCGGCCGTCGGCGGCATCCCCGAGGTCGTCGTCGACGGCGAGACCGGCTACCTGGTCCCCTACGACCCGGCCCAGGCCGCCGACCCCGCCTTCGTCGCCGACTTCGAGGCCTCCCTCGCCGAGCGCATCAACGCCCTCACCGCCGACCCGACCACGGCCACCGCCTTCGGCAAGGCCGGCCGCCAGCGCTGCATCGACGAGTTCAGCTGGGCCAAGATCGCCGGCCAGACCGTCGACGTCTACCGCGAGGCCCTACGCGTCCACGGTTGA
- the glgC gene encoding glucose-1-phosphate adenylyltransferase → MAARAKVLSIVLAGGEGKRLMPLTMDRAKPAVPFGGTYRLIDYVLSNLVNAGMRQIAVLTQYKSHSLDRHISLTWRMSTLLGNYVTPVPAQQRLGPRWYQGSADAIFQSMNLINDERPDYVVVFGADNIYRMDVEQMLDAHIAGGLGCTVAAIRVPRSQASDFGVIDAGADAKIDQFLEKPADPPGLPDDPESSFASMGNYIFSTQALIDALTTDAASETSRHDMGGDIIPAFVAGGDAQVYDFSSNEVAGSTDRDRAYWRDVGTIDAYHEAHMDLVSVDPVFNLYNMDWPISTYPVQMPGAKFTLRGLALDSVVSPGCIISGGSIESSVLSPNVRVLESSKVDRSVLLSSVRIGKKAVVRNAILDKNVVVADGAKIGVDRQADLDRGFTISDGGITVVGKGVKVEKS, encoded by the coding sequence ATGGCAGCGCGTGCGAAGGTGCTCTCGATCGTCCTGGCCGGTGGAGAAGGGAAGCGGCTGATGCCGCTGACGATGGACCGGGCCAAGCCCGCGGTCCCGTTCGGCGGCACCTACCGCCTGATCGACTACGTCCTGTCCAACCTCGTCAACGCGGGGATGCGCCAGATCGCCGTCCTCACCCAGTACAAGTCGCACTCCCTCGACCGCCACATCTCCCTCACCTGGCGGATGTCGACCCTGCTGGGCAACTACGTCACCCCCGTCCCCGCCCAGCAGCGGCTGGGCCCGCGCTGGTACCAGGGCAGCGCCGACGCGATCTTCCAGTCGATGAACCTCATCAACGACGAGCGCCCCGACTACGTCGTCGTCTTCGGCGCCGACAACATCTACCGGATGGACGTCGAGCAGATGCTCGACGCGCACATCGCCGGCGGCCTCGGCTGCACCGTGGCGGCCATCCGCGTCCCGCGCAGCCAGGCCAGCGACTTCGGCGTCATCGACGCGGGCGCCGACGCCAAGATCGACCAGTTCCTCGAGAAGCCGGCCGACCCGCCCGGCCTGCCCGACGACCCGGAGTCGTCGTTCGCCTCGATGGGCAACTACATCTTCTCGACCCAGGCCCTCATCGACGCCCTGACCACCGACGCCGCGTCGGAGACCTCGCGCCACGACATGGGCGGCGACATCATCCCCGCCTTCGTGGCCGGCGGCGACGCCCAGGTCTACGACTTCTCGAGCAACGAGGTGGCCGGCTCGACCGACCGCGACCGCGCCTACTGGCGCGACGTCGGGACGATCGACGCCTACCACGAGGCCCACATGGACCTCGTCTCGGTCGACCCGGTCTTCAACCTCTACAACATGGACTGGCCGATCTCGACCTACCCGGTGCAGATGCCCGGCGCGAAGTTCACGCTGCGCGGCCTGGCGCTGGACTCCGTCGTCAGCCCCGGCTGCATCATCTCGGGCGGGTCGATCGAGAGCTCGGTGCTCTCGCCCAACGTCCGGGTGCTCGAGAGCTCGAAGGTCGACCGCTCGGTGCTGCTGAGCAGCGTCCGGATCGGCAAGAAGGCGGTCGTCCGCAACGCCATCCTCGACAAGAACGTCGTCGTCGCCGACGGCGCCAAGATCGGCGTCGACCGCCAGGCCGACCTCGACCGCGGCTTCACCATCTCCGACGGCGGGATCACCGTCGTCGGCAAGGGCGTCAAGGTCGAGAAGAGCTGA
- a CDS encoding O-methyltransferase, whose translation MTASGKTSPKTAPKPATWAYAEDFVAEPEAAAAARESAVPLGITSVGRGSAATLTFLARAVQARAVVEIGTGAGVSGLALFAGMQPDGILTSVDTEPAHQQAARKAFLSVGIPTQRFRLISGDALNVLPRLSDGAYDLVFVDGDPMEYPEYVEQGIRLLRHGGLIALDGALLGDRTADPAQNDEETESVRAALELIRDHEDLVTTLLPVGDGLLVAAKR comes from the coding sequence GTGACCGCGTCAGGCAAGACCTCCCCCAAGACTGCCCCGAAGCCGGCGACCTGGGCCTACGCCGAGGACTTCGTGGCCGAGCCCGAGGCCGCGGCGGCCGCCCGCGAGAGCGCCGTGCCGCTGGGCATCACGTCGGTCGGCCGCGGCTCGGCCGCCACGCTGACCTTCCTCGCGCGCGCCGTGCAGGCCCGCGCCGTGGTGGAGATCGGCACGGGCGCCGGCGTCTCGGGCCTGGCCCTGTTCGCGGGCATGCAGCCCGACGGCATCCTCACCAGCGTCGACACCGAGCCCGCGCACCAGCAGGCCGCGCGCAAGGCCTTCCTCTCGGTCGGCATCCCCACCCAGCGCTTCCGGCTGATCAGCGGTGACGCACTGAACGTGCTGCCGCGGCTCAGCGACGGCGCCTACGACCTGGTCTTCGTCGACGGCGACCCGATGGAGTACCCCGAGTACGTCGAACAGGGCATCCGGCTGCTGCGCCACGGCGGGCTCATCGCCCTCGACGGCGCCCTGCTGGGCGACCGGACCGCCGACCCGGCCCAGAACGACGAGGAGACCGAGTCGGTCCGCGCGGCGCTGGAGCTGATCCGCGACCACGAGGACCTCGTCACCACCCTGCTGCCCGTCGGCGACGGGCTGCTGGTCGCCGCCAAGCGCTGA
- a CDS encoding biotin/lipoyl-binding carrier protein: MSHTVVAELVAAVMKVEVAVGQRVTAEDPVVILESMKMEIPVLAEVAGTVAEVVVAAGDVVNDGDPLVVITPDGR; this comes from the coding sequence ATGAGCCATACCGTCGTCGCCGAGCTGGTGGCCGCCGTCATGAAGGTGGAGGTCGCCGTCGGCCAGCGGGTCACCGCTGAGGACCCGGTGGTCATCCTCGAGTCCATGAAGATGGAGATCCCGGTGCTCGCCGAGGTGGCCGGCACGGTGGCGGAGGTGGTCGTCGCGGCCGGCGACGTGGTCAACGACGGCGACCCGCTGGTCGTCATCACCCCCGACGGGCGCTGA
- the dapA gene encoding 4-hydroxy-tetrahydrodipicolinate synthase translates to MPTPPFGRLLTAMVTPFAEDGALDLDAAAALAVHLVDEQGHDGLVLSGTTGESPTTTDAEKAALLRVVLDAVGDRAAVLTGVGTFSTAHTLELARQAADGGAHGLLVVTPYYSRPPQAGVLAHFRAVADATDVPVMVYDHPGRAALPLARDTLLRLAEHPRVVAVKDATGDPVATSAVIAATDLAYYSGDDPMTLPLLAVGAVGVVGTSTHFSGPGTKAMVEAYLAGDVAGALALHRRLLPIYTGVFATQGVILVKAGLALRGRPVGGVRAPLVDATAEETAALGRALVAAGLA, encoded by the coding sequence ATGCCCACGCCGCCGTTCGGCCGTCTGCTGACCGCGATGGTGACGCCCTTCGCCGAGGACGGGGCGCTGGACCTGGACGCGGCCGCCGCGCTCGCGGTGCACCTGGTCGACGAGCAGGGCCACGACGGGCTGGTGCTGAGCGGTACGACGGGGGAGTCCCCGACCACCACCGACGCCGAGAAGGCCGCGCTGCTGCGCGTCGTCCTCGACGCCGTCGGCGACCGGGCCGCGGTGCTCACCGGCGTCGGGACCTTCTCCACCGCGCACACCCTCGAGCTGGCCCGGCAGGCCGCCGACGGCGGGGCGCACGGGCTGCTCGTCGTCACCCCCTACTACTCCCGGCCCCCGCAGGCGGGCGTGCTCGCGCACTTCCGCGCGGTCGCCGACGCCACCGACGTCCCGGTGATGGTCTACGACCACCCCGGCCGCGCCGCCCTGCCGCTGGCCCGCGACACCCTGCTCCGGCTGGCCGAGCACCCCCGCGTCGTCGCGGTCAAGGACGCCACCGGCGACCCCGTCGCCACCTCGGCGGTCATCGCGGCCACCGACCTCGCCTACTACTCCGGCGACGACCCGATGACCCTCCCGCTGCTCGCGGTCGGGGCCGTGGGCGTCGTCGGGACCTCGACCCACTTCAGCGGTCCGGGCACCAAGGCGATGGTCGAGGCCTACCTCGCCGGCGACGTCGCCGGGGCCCTCGCCCTGCACCGCCGGCTGCTGCCGATCTACACCGGCGTCTTCGCCACCCAGGGCGTCATCCTGGTCAAGGCGGGCCTGGCCCTGCGGGGCCGCCCGGTCGGCGGGGTGCGGGCACCCCTGGTGGACGCGACGGCTGAGGAGACCGCTGCGCTCGGCCGCGCGCTCGTGGCCGCCGGCCTCGCCTGA
- the sigE gene encoding RNA polymerase sigma factor SigE: MTQWPAPDPGQWQPPVDAAPAADAEEPVWTPPTWEEVVRDHSARVYRLAYRLTGNAHDAEDLTQDVFVRVFRSLHRFQPGTFEGWLHRITTNLFLDGARRRQKIRFDGMADGSEERLPSSWPTPSEQLADADLDHDVAAALAALSPEFRAAVVLCDIEGLSYEEISEVLDIKIGTVRSRIHRGRSQLRAALAHRRPLGEGRYRGVEVESGEAGRLRADRRGRAEPERVG, translated from the coding sequence ATGACGCAGTGGCCCGCGCCCGACCCGGGTCAGTGGCAGCCGCCCGTCGACGCGGCCCCCGCGGCCGACGCCGAGGAGCCCGTCTGGACGCCGCCCACCTGGGAGGAGGTCGTCCGCGACCACAGCGCCCGGGTCTACCGGCTGGCCTACCGCCTCACCGGCAACGCGCACGACGCCGAGGACCTGACCCAGGACGTCTTCGTCCGCGTCTTCCGCTCCCTGCACCGCTTCCAGCCCGGCACCTTCGAGGGCTGGCTGCACCGGATCACCACCAACCTCTTCCTCGACGGCGCGCGCCGTCGGCAGAAGATCCGCTTCGACGGCATGGCCGACGGCTCCGAGGAGCGGCTGCCCAGCAGCTGGCCCACCCCGTCGGAGCAGCTGGCCGACGCCGACCTCGACCACGACGTCGCCGCCGCGCTGGCCGCGCTGTCGCCGGAGTTCCGGGCCGCCGTCGTGCTCTGCGACATCGAGGGCCTCAGCTACGAGGAGATCAGCGAGGTCCTCGACATCAAGATCGGCACCGTCCGCAGCCGCATCCACCGCGGCCGCTCCCAGCTGCGGGCCGCCCTGGCCCACCGCCGCCCCCTCGGCGAGGGCCGCTACCGCGGCGTCGAGGTGGAGAGCGGGGAGGCCGGTCGGCTGCGCGCGGACCGCCGCGGGCGGGCCGAGCCGGAGCGGGTCGGGTGA